From the Takifugu flavidus isolate HTHZ2018 chromosome 12, ASM371156v2, whole genome shotgun sequence genome, one window contains:
- the cwf19l2 gene encoding CWF19-like protein 2 isoform X2, with translation MAANSGCFESASNIEERKSLRRQARKEAVEKAKQQYKQEERKKQLKRQRGEDTWMLPEINQRLQEIQDADSLKHKKKKEKKSKKKKKNKAKKERKASGEDDTSDGSVDSGDEWVEAQPQTQAAKAWQVSEQSRASDKDTSPAQKVQRDEWMTFDFLAMKTTSTMERRAEKERVKEVERAKAQTIEQAGLHKLELNPYWKDGGTGLPPEEMAGPSQKKGPLVNDGGLSWLRKSYQRMKEQAEKESRNLADLVVERYGSVELFEQRLADAEEAVYGQRRRKEGAEWTARSENESRERWRRQEGDKTETNHRRGNERDSSPVHEERYHDRGRKGREHHGKEDRFRDKDGGREKDIERSRKRERSTDREKEKEKWGASSAFRSYQSSSFGSHRSQFLKPSEDDGRAQLSRGFLKPNSDDEDSAPAWKKSSRPVQEVNSVKKQQEKEMGPENNSDTGAVSLERSESESEVEEVIHLLTEEDMNKLGAKLVKAEIMGNTAMIEKLKSQLEAAHKVKESHATQMKLRETSTTKQDDGSSILDQEVLLFRTDNSGRAWPVAAPSGAVEPHRGRGKKKQIETHVEGQRVRYFQDDDQVGLKEMVRREKMSSSQDQNALYSRMAAKMMGKTDGDNYTLDDMFVSSVAQEEGEGREEERMRNRAIRESRRMAASMDKCQHCFSSQELQKHLVVAIGSKVYLSLPAGVSMAEGHCLICPLQHHCCATALDEDVWSEIQLFRRSLVQMFKSQDLDCVFMETHIYPRQQRHMVLECVPLPRELGDMAPIYFKKAIMECDDEWAMNKKVVDLSAKDIRRSVPRGLPYFAVDFGLQGGFAHVIENEEMFPHYFGKEVVGGMLDLEPRRWRKLIKENFDDQRKKVLQFSQWWKPFDCHKAGSCSSRDA, from the exons ATGGCGGCAAACAGTGGTTGTTTTGAGAGTGCAAGTAATATTGAGGAAAGAAAATCTCTTAGAAGACAAGCACGAAAAGAAGCGGTAGAAAAG GCCAAGCAGCAGTAtaaacaggaggagaggaaaaaacagttgaagaggcagagaggggaggacaCTTGGATGCTCCCTGAGATCAATCAGAGACTTCAAGAGATACAGGAT GCTGACTCTTTGAAgcacaagaagaaaaaagagaagaaatctaaaaaaaagaagaaaaataaggccaagaaggagaggaaagctTCAGGAGAAGATGACACTAGTGATGGTTCAGTG GATTCAGGGGATGAGTGGGTGGAAGCTCAGCCCCAGACACAAGCTGCTAAAGCCTGGCAGGTTTCTGAACAGTCCAGGGCTTCAGATAAAGACACCAGTCCAGCTCAGAAAGTCCAG AGAGACGAATGGATGACCTTTGACTTTTTGGCAATGAAAACTACATCTACAATGGAGAGAAGGGCTGAGAAAGAGCGGGTGAAAGAAGTGGAAAGAGCAAAGGCGCAAACCATTGAGCAG GCTGGTTTGCACAAACTAGAGTTAAACCCATactggaaggatggagggactGGACTGCCTCCAGAGGAGATGGCTGGCCCTTCACAAAAAAAAG GACCATTGGTGAATGATGGTGGTCTGAGCTGGCTGAGGAAGAGCTACCAGAGAATGAAGGAGCAGGCAGAGAAGGAATCTCGTAACCTCGCTGATCTGGTGGTTGAAAGATATGGA TCGGTGGAACTGTTTGAACAACGACTTGCAGATGCTGAAGAGGCTGTGtatggacagaggagaagaaaagagggagctGAGTGGACAGCAAGAAGTGAAAATGAGTctagagagagatggaggagacaaGAGGGAGACAAAACAGAGACCAAccacaggagaggaaatgaaagagattCATCACCAGTACATGAAGAGAGATACCATGATAGAGGAAGAAAGGGGAGAGAACATCATGGAAAAGAAGACAGGTTCAGGGAtaaggatggaggaagagagaaggatATTGAAAGAAgtaggaagagagagagaagtacggatagagagaaagaaaaagagaagtggGGTGCTTCTTCAGCATTTCGGAGTTATCAGTCTTCCTCTTTTGGGTCACACAGAAGTCAGTTTCTCAAACCTTCAGAAGATGATGGCAGAG CTCAACTGTCCAGGGGATTTTTGAAACCAAACTCTGATGATGAGgactctgctccagcctggaAGAAGAGTAGCAGACCTGTTCAAGAAGTCAACAGTGTGAAGaaacagcaggagaaggagatggGTCCTGAAAATAACAGTGATACAGGCGCAGTATCATTGGAAAG GAGTGAGAGTGAAAGTGAGGTGGAAGAGGTAATTCATCTGCTGACTGAGGAAGATATGAACAAACTGGGAGCAAAACTGGTGAAGGCGGAGATCATGGGCAACACG GCCATGATTGAGAAGCTAAAGTCACAATTGGAGGCAGCACACAAAGTCAAAGAAAGCCATGCTACCCAAATGAAGCTAAGAGAAACGTCTACAACAAAACAG GATGATGGCAGCTCCATTCTTGACCAGGAAGTCTTGCTGTTTAGGACAGACAATTCAGGTCGAGCTTGGCCAGTTGCTGCCCCCTCCGGAGCTGTAGAGccacacagagggagagggaagaaaaaacag ATTGAGACCCATGTTGAAGGACAGCGTGTGCGCTACTTTCAGGATGACGATCAAGTGGGATTGAAGGAGAtggtgaggagggagaagatgagctCTTCACAGGATCAGAATGCTCTTTACTCTCGCATGGCTGCTAAG ATGATGGGGAAGACAGATGGTGACAACTACACGCTGGATGACATGTTTGTGTCGAGTGTGGCgcaggaggagggcgaggggcgtgaggaggagaggatgaggaacaGAGCCATTAGGGAGAGTCGGAGAATGGCTGCGTCCATGGATAAATGCCAGCACTGCTTCAGCAGCCAAGAGCTCCAGAAGCACCTTGTTGTGGCCATTGGGAGCAAG GTCTACCTGAGTCTTCCTGCTGGAGTGTCCATGGCAGAGGGTCActgtctcatctgtcctctccaaCATCACTGTTGTGCCACTGCTTTAGATGAGGACGTTTGGTCTGAAATCCAG CTGTTCCGACGTAGTCTGGTACAAATGTTTAAGTCCCAGGATCTGGACTGTGTCTTTATGGAAACGCACATTTACCCACGTCAGCAAAGACACATGGTCCTTGAATGTGTTCCGTTACCACGGGAACTGGGTGATATGGCTCCAATTTATTTTAAG AAAGCTATCATGGAGTGTGATGATGAATGGGCCATGAATAAGAAGGTTGTGGACCTCTCGGCAAAAGACATCCGTCGATCT GTACCTCGGGGTCTGCCCTACTTTGCTGTCGATTTTGGACTCCAGGGAGGTTTCGCTCATGTCATTGAGAATGAAGAGATGTTCCCTCATTACTTTGGCAAG GAAGTGGTTGGAGGTATGTTAGACTTGGAGCCACGACGCTGGAGGAAGTTGATCAAGGAGAATTTTGATGATCAGAGGAAAAAAGTGCTCCAGTTTTCACAGTGGTGGAAACCATTTGACTGCCACAAGGCTGGAAGCTGCAGCTCACGGGATGCGTGA
- the cwf19l2 gene encoding CWF19-like protein 2 isoform X1 translates to MAANSGCFESASNIEERKSLRRQARKEAVEKAKQQYKQEERKKQLKRQRGEDTWMLPEINQRLQEIQDADSLKHKKKKEKKSKKKKKNKAKKERKASGEDDTSDGSVDSGDEWVEAQPQTQAAKAWQVSEQSRASDKDTSPAQKVQRDEWMTFDFLAMKTTSTMERRAEKERVKEVERAKAQTIEQAGLHKLELNPYWKDGGTGLPPEEMAGPSQKKGPLVNDGGLSWLRKSYQRMKEQAEKESRNLADLVVERYGSVELFEQRLADAEEAVYGQRRRKEGAEWTARSENESRERWRRQEGDKTETNHRRGNERDSSPVHEERYHDRGRKGREHHGKEDRFRDKDGGREKDIERSRKRERSTDREKEKEKWGASSAFRSYQSSSFGSHRSQFLKPSEDDGRAPKCYFPPAQLSRGFLKPNSDDEDSAPAWKKSSRPVQEVNSVKKQQEKEMGPENNSDTGAVSLERSESESEVEEVIHLLTEEDMNKLGAKLVKAEIMGNTAMIEKLKSQLEAAHKVKESHATQMKLRETSTTKQDDGSSILDQEVLLFRTDNSGRAWPVAAPSGAVEPHRGRGKKKQIETHVEGQRVRYFQDDDQVGLKEMVRREKMSSSQDQNALYSRMAAKMMGKTDGDNYTLDDMFVSSVAQEEGEGREEERMRNRAIRESRRMAASMDKCQHCFSSQELQKHLVVAIGSKVYLSLPAGVSMAEGHCLICPLQHHCCATALDEDVWSEIQLFRRSLVQMFKSQDLDCVFMETHIYPRQQRHMVLECVPLPRELGDMAPIYFKKAIMECDDEWAMNKKVVDLSAKDIRRSVPRGLPYFAVDFGLQGGFAHVIENEEMFPHYFGKEVVGGMLDLEPRRWRKLIKENFDDQRKKVLQFSQWWKPFDCHKAGSCSSRDA, encoded by the exons ATGGCGGCAAACAGTGGTTGTTTTGAGAGTGCAAGTAATATTGAGGAAAGAAAATCTCTTAGAAGACAAGCACGAAAAGAAGCGGTAGAAAAG GCCAAGCAGCAGTAtaaacaggaggagaggaaaaaacagttgaagaggcagagaggggaggacaCTTGGATGCTCCCTGAGATCAATCAGAGACTTCAAGAGATACAGGAT GCTGACTCTTTGAAgcacaagaagaaaaaagagaagaaatctaaaaaaaagaagaaaaataaggccaagaaggagaggaaagctTCAGGAGAAGATGACACTAGTGATGGTTCAGTG GATTCAGGGGATGAGTGGGTGGAAGCTCAGCCCCAGACACAAGCTGCTAAAGCCTGGCAGGTTTCTGAACAGTCCAGGGCTTCAGATAAAGACACCAGTCCAGCTCAGAAAGTCCAG AGAGACGAATGGATGACCTTTGACTTTTTGGCAATGAAAACTACATCTACAATGGAGAGAAGGGCTGAGAAAGAGCGGGTGAAAGAAGTGGAAAGAGCAAAGGCGCAAACCATTGAGCAG GCTGGTTTGCACAAACTAGAGTTAAACCCATactggaaggatggagggactGGACTGCCTCCAGAGGAGATGGCTGGCCCTTCACAAAAAAAAG GACCATTGGTGAATGATGGTGGTCTGAGCTGGCTGAGGAAGAGCTACCAGAGAATGAAGGAGCAGGCAGAGAAGGAATCTCGTAACCTCGCTGATCTGGTGGTTGAAAGATATGGA TCGGTGGAACTGTTTGAACAACGACTTGCAGATGCTGAAGAGGCTGTGtatggacagaggagaagaaaagagggagctGAGTGGACAGCAAGAAGTGAAAATGAGTctagagagagatggaggagacaaGAGGGAGACAAAACAGAGACCAAccacaggagaggaaatgaaagagattCATCACCAGTACATGAAGAGAGATACCATGATAGAGGAAGAAAGGGGAGAGAACATCATGGAAAAGAAGACAGGTTCAGGGAtaaggatggaggaagagagaaggatATTGAAAGAAgtaggaagagagagagaagtacggatagagagaaagaaaaagagaagtggGGTGCTTCTTCAGCATTTCGGAGTTATCAGTCTTCCTCTTTTGGGTCACACAGAAGTCAGTTTCTCAAACCTTCAGAAGATGATGGCAGAG CACCAAAGTGTTATTTTCCCCCAGCTCAACTGTCCAGGGGATTTTTGAAACCAAACTCTGATGATGAGgactctgctccagcctggaAGAAGAGTAGCAGACCTGTTCAAGAAGTCAACAGTGTGAAGaaacagcaggagaaggagatggGTCCTGAAAATAACAGTGATACAGGCGCAGTATCATTGGAAAG GAGTGAGAGTGAAAGTGAGGTGGAAGAGGTAATTCATCTGCTGACTGAGGAAGATATGAACAAACTGGGAGCAAAACTGGTGAAGGCGGAGATCATGGGCAACACG GCCATGATTGAGAAGCTAAAGTCACAATTGGAGGCAGCACACAAAGTCAAAGAAAGCCATGCTACCCAAATGAAGCTAAGAGAAACGTCTACAACAAAACAG GATGATGGCAGCTCCATTCTTGACCAGGAAGTCTTGCTGTTTAGGACAGACAATTCAGGTCGAGCTTGGCCAGTTGCTGCCCCCTCCGGAGCTGTAGAGccacacagagggagagggaagaaaaaacag ATTGAGACCCATGTTGAAGGACAGCGTGTGCGCTACTTTCAGGATGACGATCAAGTGGGATTGAAGGAGAtggtgaggagggagaagatgagctCTTCACAGGATCAGAATGCTCTTTACTCTCGCATGGCTGCTAAG ATGATGGGGAAGACAGATGGTGACAACTACACGCTGGATGACATGTTTGTGTCGAGTGTGGCgcaggaggagggcgaggggcgtgaggaggagaggatgaggaacaGAGCCATTAGGGAGAGTCGGAGAATGGCTGCGTCCATGGATAAATGCCAGCACTGCTTCAGCAGCCAAGAGCTCCAGAAGCACCTTGTTGTGGCCATTGGGAGCAAG GTCTACCTGAGTCTTCCTGCTGGAGTGTCCATGGCAGAGGGTCActgtctcatctgtcctctccaaCATCACTGTTGTGCCACTGCTTTAGATGAGGACGTTTGGTCTGAAATCCAG CTGTTCCGACGTAGTCTGGTACAAATGTTTAAGTCCCAGGATCTGGACTGTGTCTTTATGGAAACGCACATTTACCCACGTCAGCAAAGACACATGGTCCTTGAATGTGTTCCGTTACCACGGGAACTGGGTGATATGGCTCCAATTTATTTTAAG AAAGCTATCATGGAGTGTGATGATGAATGGGCCATGAATAAGAAGGTTGTGGACCTCTCGGCAAAAGACATCCGTCGATCT GTACCTCGGGGTCTGCCCTACTTTGCTGTCGATTTTGGACTCCAGGGAGGTTTCGCTCATGTCATTGAGAATGAAGAGATGTTCCCTCATTACTTTGGCAAG GAAGTGGTTGGAGGTATGTTAGACTTGGAGCCACGACGCTGGAGGAAGTTGATCAAGGAGAATTTTGATGATCAGAGGAAAAAAGTGCTCCAGTTTTCACAGTGGTGGAAACCATTTGACTGCCACAAGGCTGGAAGCTGCAGCTCACGGGATGCGTGA
- the cwf19l2 gene encoding CWF19-like protein 2 isoform X3, whose product MLPEINQRLQEIQDADSLKHKKKKEKKSKKKKKNKAKKERKASGEDDTSDGSVDSGDEWVEAQPQTQAAKAWQVSEQSRASDKDTSPAQKVQRDEWMTFDFLAMKTTSTMERRAEKERVKEVERAKAQTIEQAGLHKLELNPYWKDGGTGLPPEEMAGPSQKKGPLVNDGGLSWLRKSYQRMKEQAEKESRNLADLVVERYGSVELFEQRLADAEEAVYGQRRRKEGAEWTARSENESRERWRRQEGDKTETNHRRGNERDSSPVHEERYHDRGRKGREHHGKEDRFRDKDGGREKDIERSRKRERSTDREKEKEKWGASSAFRSYQSSSFGSHRSQFLKPSEDDGRAPKCYFPPAQLSRGFLKPNSDDEDSAPAWKKSSRPVQEVNSVKKQQEKEMGPENNSDTGAVSLERSESESEVEEVIHLLTEEDMNKLGAKLVKAEIMGNTAMIEKLKSQLEAAHKVKESHATQMKLRETSTTKQDDGSSILDQEVLLFRTDNSGRAWPVAAPSGAVEPHRGRGKKKQIETHVEGQRVRYFQDDDQVGLKEMVRREKMSSSQDQNALYSRMAAKMMGKTDGDNYTLDDMFVSSVAQEEGEGREEERMRNRAIRESRRMAASMDKCQHCFSSQELQKHLVVAIGSKVYLSLPAGVSMAEGHCLICPLQHHCCATALDEDVWSEIQLFRRSLVQMFKSQDLDCVFMETHIYPRQQRHMVLECVPLPRELGDMAPIYFKKAIMECDDEWAMNKKVVDLSAKDIRRSVPRGLPYFAVDFGLQGGFAHVIENEEMFPHYFGKEVVGGMLDLEPRRWRKLIKENFDDQRKKVLQFSQWWKPFDCHKAGSCSSRDA is encoded by the exons ATGCTCCCTGAGATCAATCAGAGACTTCAAGAGATACAGGAT GCTGACTCTTTGAAgcacaagaagaaaaaagagaagaaatctaaaaaaaagaagaaaaataaggccaagaaggagaggaaagctTCAGGAGAAGATGACACTAGTGATGGTTCAGTG GATTCAGGGGATGAGTGGGTGGAAGCTCAGCCCCAGACACAAGCTGCTAAAGCCTGGCAGGTTTCTGAACAGTCCAGGGCTTCAGATAAAGACACCAGTCCAGCTCAGAAAGTCCAG AGAGACGAATGGATGACCTTTGACTTTTTGGCAATGAAAACTACATCTACAATGGAGAGAAGGGCTGAGAAAGAGCGGGTGAAAGAAGTGGAAAGAGCAAAGGCGCAAACCATTGAGCAG GCTGGTTTGCACAAACTAGAGTTAAACCCATactggaaggatggagggactGGACTGCCTCCAGAGGAGATGGCTGGCCCTTCACAAAAAAAAG GACCATTGGTGAATGATGGTGGTCTGAGCTGGCTGAGGAAGAGCTACCAGAGAATGAAGGAGCAGGCAGAGAAGGAATCTCGTAACCTCGCTGATCTGGTGGTTGAAAGATATGGA TCGGTGGAACTGTTTGAACAACGACTTGCAGATGCTGAAGAGGCTGTGtatggacagaggagaagaaaagagggagctGAGTGGACAGCAAGAAGTGAAAATGAGTctagagagagatggaggagacaaGAGGGAGACAAAACAGAGACCAAccacaggagaggaaatgaaagagattCATCACCAGTACATGAAGAGAGATACCATGATAGAGGAAGAAAGGGGAGAGAACATCATGGAAAAGAAGACAGGTTCAGGGAtaaggatggaggaagagagaaggatATTGAAAGAAgtaggaagagagagagaagtacggatagagagaaagaaaaagagaagtggGGTGCTTCTTCAGCATTTCGGAGTTATCAGTCTTCCTCTTTTGGGTCACACAGAAGTCAGTTTCTCAAACCTTCAGAAGATGATGGCAGAG CACCAAAGTGTTATTTTCCCCCAGCTCAACTGTCCAGGGGATTTTTGAAACCAAACTCTGATGATGAGgactctgctccagcctggaAGAAGAGTAGCAGACCTGTTCAAGAAGTCAACAGTGTGAAGaaacagcaggagaaggagatggGTCCTGAAAATAACAGTGATACAGGCGCAGTATCATTGGAAAG GAGTGAGAGTGAAAGTGAGGTGGAAGAGGTAATTCATCTGCTGACTGAGGAAGATATGAACAAACTGGGAGCAAAACTGGTGAAGGCGGAGATCATGGGCAACACG GCCATGATTGAGAAGCTAAAGTCACAATTGGAGGCAGCACACAAAGTCAAAGAAAGCCATGCTACCCAAATGAAGCTAAGAGAAACGTCTACAACAAAACAG GATGATGGCAGCTCCATTCTTGACCAGGAAGTCTTGCTGTTTAGGACAGACAATTCAGGTCGAGCTTGGCCAGTTGCTGCCCCCTCCGGAGCTGTAGAGccacacagagggagagggaagaaaaaacag ATTGAGACCCATGTTGAAGGACAGCGTGTGCGCTACTTTCAGGATGACGATCAAGTGGGATTGAAGGAGAtggtgaggagggagaagatgagctCTTCACAGGATCAGAATGCTCTTTACTCTCGCATGGCTGCTAAG ATGATGGGGAAGACAGATGGTGACAACTACACGCTGGATGACATGTTTGTGTCGAGTGTGGCgcaggaggagggcgaggggcgtgaggaggagaggatgaggaacaGAGCCATTAGGGAGAGTCGGAGAATGGCTGCGTCCATGGATAAATGCCAGCACTGCTTCAGCAGCCAAGAGCTCCAGAAGCACCTTGTTGTGGCCATTGGGAGCAAG GTCTACCTGAGTCTTCCTGCTGGAGTGTCCATGGCAGAGGGTCActgtctcatctgtcctctccaaCATCACTGTTGTGCCACTGCTTTAGATGAGGACGTTTGGTCTGAAATCCAG CTGTTCCGACGTAGTCTGGTACAAATGTTTAAGTCCCAGGATCTGGACTGTGTCTTTATGGAAACGCACATTTACCCACGTCAGCAAAGACACATGGTCCTTGAATGTGTTCCGTTACCACGGGAACTGGGTGATATGGCTCCAATTTATTTTAAG AAAGCTATCATGGAGTGTGATGATGAATGGGCCATGAATAAGAAGGTTGTGGACCTCTCGGCAAAAGACATCCGTCGATCT GTACCTCGGGGTCTGCCCTACTTTGCTGTCGATTTTGGACTCCAGGGAGGTTTCGCTCATGTCATTGAGAATGAAGAGATGTTCCCTCATTACTTTGGCAAG GAAGTGGTTGGAGGTATGTTAGACTTGGAGCCACGACGCTGGAGGAAGTTGATCAAGGAGAATTTTGATGATCAGAGGAAAAAAGTGCTCCAGTTTTCACAGTGGTGGAAACCATTTGACTGCCACAAGGCTGGAAGCTGCAGCTCACGGGATGCGTGA